From Falco biarmicus isolate bFalBia1 chromosome 18, bFalBia1.pri, whole genome shotgun sequence, one genomic window encodes:
- the LOC130160413 gene encoding nucleoplasmin-like: protein MSGSSLFSRLLSEEKPVAALWGCQLNTGTQSCVVKEDDDFLEHLVLLRTICLGADARDELHVVAVDSKNTYGDHKPVTIAALRTSVLPMISLKGLELVPPVTFLLKCGAGPVYLSGQHITLEDDAQSEAHEEELSEEDVGDEDNDRAS from the exons ATGAGCggctcttctctcttctccaggttgctGTCGGAGGAGAAGCCTGTTGCTGCCCTGTGGG GCTGCCAGCTGAACACGGGCACCCAGAGCTGTGTGGTGAAGGAGGACGATGACTTCTTGGAGCACCTGGTCCTGCTGAGAACG ATCTGCCTGGGGGCTGATGCCAGGGATGAGCTGCACGTGGTGGCTGTTGATTCGAAAAACACCTATGGAGACCACAAGCCAGTGACCATCGCAGCGCTGCGGACCTCGGTGCTCCCCATG ATCAGCCTCAAAGGTCTGGAGCTGGTCCCCCCTGTCACCTTCCTCCTCAAGTGTGGAGCTGGGCCAGTCTATCTCAGTGGGCAGCACATCACCC TGGAAGATGATGCACAGTCCGAAGCCCACGAGGAAGAGCTCTCGGAGGAAGATGTAGGTGATGAGGATAATGATAGAGCATCATAG